One segment of Babesia bigemina genome assembly Bbig001, chromosome : II DNA contains the following:
- a CDS encoding 40S ribosomal protein S13, putative, whose product MGRMYGKGKGISSSSVPYRRRPAPWVKTRPLQLEQHIVKLAKKGMTPSQIGVVLRDSNAVPMVKAITNNKILRILRGHGWAPDIPEDLYFLVKKAVVMRKHMEHNLNDKDSKFRLILLESKIHRLARYCKKKRRLPANWKYKSETASALLG is encoded by the exons ATGGGCCGTATGTACGGGAAGGGCAAGGGTATCTCGTCCTCGAGTGTCCCTTACCGCCGCAGGCCGGCCCCCTGGGTCAAGACCAGGCCGCTGCAGCTCGAGCAGCATATCGTGAAGCTCGCCAAGAAGGGTATGACCCCCTCGCAAATCGGTGTGGTGCTTCGTGATTCCAACGCTGTGCCCATGGTGAAGGCCATCACGAACAACAAGATCCTGCGCATCCTCAGGGGACACG GTTGGGCGCCGGACATTCCGGAGGACCTGTACTTCTTGGTCAAGAAGGCCGTGGTGATGAGGAAGCACATGGAGCACAACCTCAACGACAAGGACTCGAAGTTCCGCCTCATTTTGCTCGAGTCCAAGATCCACAGGCTTGCGCGTTACTGCAAGAAGAAGCGCCGCCTTCCCGCCAACTGGAAGTACAAGTCGGAGACTGCCAGCGCCCTTCTGGGTTAG
- a CDS encoding myosin A, putative, whose protein sequence is METVSKDEIATANALKRQGTQVQPFDASEQLLTGFQIWTDAAPSIKENPALLFVKCLVQQGSTKTTLVCTQIDPAPPAGQEKATFEVPIDRAWNTNAQLDPLTYGDIGMLPQTNIPCVLDYLRHRFMNNQIYSTADPLLVAINPFKNLGNATDAVIKSYKDAPDSLKLAPHVFLTARRALENVYDYKYSQTIIVSGESGAGKTEATKQMMRYFAYKNDGQSNSKIQTAIMAANPVLEAFGNAKTIRNNNSSRFGRFMQLDVAEEGGIRYGSIVAFLLEKSRIVTQDADERSYHIFYQLLKGASPEMKSKYKLKSIGDYKFLNPKCQDVPGIDDVADFKEVMQSFESMGLSEEQIATIFSLLSGVLLMGNVEIGSTTVEGVDDAATIVNKSEFNDACQLMFLDPNVLETEFTVKVTSAGNNEIRGPRKQSDAEVLKSSICKAMYERLFLWLIRNLNRSIEPEGGFKNFIGMLDIFGFEVFKNNSLEQLFINITNEMLQTNFVDIVFKREGALYKSEGIPIPELNYTSNAAIIEVLCAKGKSILSLLEDQCLAPGGSDEKLVSACNNQLKDNNKYVPAKVNAQLNFNVVHTIGTIQYNAQQFIFKNKDVLTAELVECVNASPNQTINNLFENVNVTRGKLAKGQLIGSQFMSQLDALMKLINSTDSHFIRCVKPNESKQPLEFNNVKILVQLHALSIIEALQLRKLGYSYRRPYELFLEQYKYIDLGITNNKSLDPKTASQRLAESVGLKTGQYALGKTMMFLTQKVAKDLTALQRQRLSVWEPITAMLDAWLTRQAARDQMFSSMEGIVRLQAHLRRRIVQSRVTPSPDQMLRMQINA, encoded by the exons ATGGAGACCGTTTCCAAGGACGAGATCGCCACGGCGAATGCGCTCAAGCGCCAGGGCACTCAAGTTCAGCCTTTCGACGCCTCCGAGCAGTTGCTGACG GGCTTCCAGATATGGACAGACGCTGCGCCCAGCATCAAGGAAAATCcggcgctgctgttcgTGAAATGCCTCGTGCAGCAGGGATCCACGAAGACTACGCTTGTTTGCACGCAGATTGACCCTGCTCCCCCGGCCGGCCAG GAGAAGGCGACGTTCGAAGTGCCCATCGACAGAGCATGGAACACGAACGCGCAGCTCGACCCGCTGACCTACGGCGACATTGGTATGCTTCCGCAGACCAACATTCCCTGTGTGCTGGACTACCTGCGTCACCGCTTCATGAACAACCAGATCTACAGCACTGCTGACCCTCTGCtggtggccatcaaccCATTCAAGAACCTGGGCAACGCGACCGACGCGGTCATCAAGAGCTACAAGGATGCGCCCGACTCCTTGAAGTTGGCTCCTCACGTTTTCCTGACTGCCCGGCGCGCCTTGGAGAATGTCTACGACTACAAGTACTCGCAGACCATCATCGTGTCTGGAGAGTCCGGTGCCGGCAAGACTGAGGCGACTAAGCAGATGATGCGCTACTTCGCGTACAAGAACGACGGCCAGAGCAATAGCAAGATCCAGACCGCCATCATGGctgcgaaccccgtgcttGAGGCCTTCGGTAACGCGAAGACCATCCGCAACAACAACTCGTCGCGTTTCGGTCGTTTCATGCAGCTGGATGTGGCCGAGGAGGGCGGTATCCGCTACGGTTCCATCGTGGCGTTTTTGCTGGAGAAGTCCCGTATCGTCACCCAGGATGCCGACGAGCGGTCGTACCACATCTTCtaccagctgctgaagggCGCGAGCCCCGAGATGAAGAGCAAGTACAAGCTGAAGTCGATCGGCGATTACAAGTTTTTGAACCCGAAGTGCCAGGACGTGCCCGGCATCGACGACGTGGCTGACTTCAAGGAGGTGATGCAGTCGTTCGAGAGCATGGGCCTGAGCGAGGAGCAGATCGCCACAATCTTCTCGTTGCTGTCCGGTGTTTTGCTTATGGGTAACGTTGAGATCGGCTCCACCACCGTGGAGGGCGTGGACGATGCCGCCACGATCGTGAACAAGTCTGAGTTCAACGACGCGTGCCAGCTGATGTTCCTGGACCCCAACGTGCTGGAGACCGAGTTCACCGTGAAGGTGACGAGCGCCGGCAACAACGAGATCCGCGGCCCGCGCAAGCAGAGCGACGCGGAGGTGCTCAAATCGAGTATCTGCAAGGCCATGTACGAGCGCCTGTTCCTGTGGCTGATCCGCAACCTCAACCGCTCGATCGAGCCCGAGGGCGGGTTCAAGAACTTCATTGGTATGCTTGACATTTTCGGTTTCGAGGTGTTCAAGAACAACTCGCTTGAGCAGCTGTTCATCAACATCACGAACGAGATGCTGCAGACTAACTTCGTGGACATCGTGTTCAAGCGCGAGGGCGCGCTGTACAAGTCCGAGGGCATCCCCATCCCCGAGCTGAACTACACGAGCAACGCCGCGATCATCGAGGTTTTGTGCGCGAAGGGTAAGTCCATTTTGTCTTTGCTGGAGGACCAGTGCCTGGCGCccggcggcagcgacgagaaGCTGGTGAGCGCGTGCAACAACCAGCTGAAGGACAACAACAAGTACGTGCCCGCGAAGGTGAACGCGCAGCTGAACTTCAACGTGGTGCACACGATCGGCACCATCCAGTACAACGCGCAGCAGTTCATCTTCAAGAACAAGGACGTGCTGACTGCGGAGCTGGTGGAGTGCGTGAACGCGTCGCCCAACCAGACGATCAACAACCTGTTCGAGAACGTCAATGTGACCCGCGGCAAGTTGGCTAAGGGCCAGCTGATCGGCTCGCAGTTCATGTCGCAGCTGGACGCCCTGATGAAGCTCATCAACAGCACCGACTCCCACTTCATCCGCTGTGTCAAGCCGAACGAGTCCAAGCAGCCGCTTGAGTTCAACAACGTGAAGATCCTGGTGCAGCTGCACGCGCTCAGCATCatcgaggcgctgcagctgcgcaagCTCGGTTACTCGTACCGCCGTCCGTACGAGCTGTTCCTGGAGCAGTACAAGTACATCGACCTCGGCATCACCAACAACAAGTCCCTGGACCCCAAGACCGCGTCCCAGCGCCTTGCTGAGTCCGTGGGCCTGAAGACTGGCCAGTACGCCCTCGGTAAGACCATGATGTTCCTGACCCAGAAGGTGGCGAAGGACCTGACTGCCCTGCAGCGCCAGCGCCTCAGCGTCTGGGAGCCCATCACCGCGATGCTGGACGCGTGGCTGACTCGCCAGGCCGCCCGCGACCAGATGTTCTCCTCCATGGAGGGCATCGTGCGTCTGCAGGCTCACCTGCGCCGCCGCATCGTGCAGTCCAGGGTCACGCCCTCCCCCGATCAAATGTTGAGAATGCAGATCAATGCCTGA